In the Pseudothauera hydrothermalis genome, one interval contains:
- a CDS encoding 2-hydroxychromene-2-carboxylate isomerase — translation MSGHTTQRSGARLEFWYEFASTYSYLAVMRIEAAAAAAGVEVRWRPFLLGPVFMALGWNDSPFNIYPPKGRYMWRDLARLADKYGLPFRLPSQFPRNGLLAARVALVGVDGGWVAPFSRAVMQANFAEDRDIGDRRVIADLLGALGLPVDDILVQAETPQNKQALRVQTERAAEIGLFGAPSFRVGEELFWGNDRLEDALAWALAHPPSADSA, via the coding sequence ATGTCTGGACACACAACGCAGCGCAGCGGTGCGCGGCTGGAATTCTGGTACGAGTTTGCCAGCACCTATTCCTATCTTGCGGTCATGCGTATCGAAGCGGCTGCCGCGGCGGCCGGGGTGGAAGTGCGCTGGCGGCCCTTCCTGCTCGGGCCGGTGTTCATGGCCCTGGGCTGGAACGATTCGCCGTTCAACATTTATCCGCCCAAAGGGCGCTATATGTGGCGCGATCTGGCTCGGCTGGCGGATAAATACGGCTTGCCGTTCCGCTTGCCCAGCCAGTTTCCGCGCAACGGTCTGTTGGCCGCGCGGGTGGCGCTGGTGGGGGTGGATGGGGGCTGGGTGGCACCGTTTTCCCGTGCGGTAATGCAGGCCAACTTTGCCGAGGACCGCGACATCGGCGACCGTCGGGTGATCGCCGATCTGCTCGGCGCGCTCGGCTTGCCGGTCGATGACATTCTGGTGCAGGCTGAGACGCCACAAAACAAACAGGCGTTGCGGGTGCAAACCGAGCGCGCGGCGGAGATCGGCCTGTTTGGCGCGCCGAGTTTTCGGGTGGGTGAGGAATTGTTCTGGGGCAACGACCGGCTCGAAGATGCGCTGGCCTGGGCGCTTGCACATCCGCCGAGCGCAGACTCTGCCTGA
- a CDS encoding DUF2917 domain-containing protein produces the protein MDTHAEITTWQIAPHAPRLISDAAGTEVICLRGCVWITQYGDERDIVLKAGQSFVLELPTAVVMGSRHGAVLTLRSASPTPRRGLLTRLAGWLDPRTGSAVTRALAGRLVRLPSPAAMCNTRQRPYGVGSAARDSG, from the coding sequence ATGGACACCCACGCTGAGATCACCACTTGGCAGATCGCGCCCCATGCACCGCGACTGATTAGCGATGCGGCTGGAACCGAAGTGATTTGTCTTCGTGGCTGCGTATGGATTACCCAGTACGGCGATGAGCGTGACATCGTACTCAAAGCCGGGCAGTCTTTCGTACTCGAGCTGCCTACCGCAGTCGTGATGGGGAGCCGCCATGGCGCGGTGTTGACCTTGCGCAGCGCGAGCCCGACGCCACGCCGCGGCCTGCTGACACGGTTGGCCGGCTGGCTGGACCCGCGCACCGGCAGCGCGGTCACGCGGGCGCTGGCCGGGCGCCTCGTCAGGCTGCCGTCGCCTGCTGCAATGTGCAATACCCGCCAACGCCCATACGGGGTTGGCAGCGCGGCGCGCGATTCCGGATAA
- a CDS encoding LysR substrate-binding domain-containing protein, producing MDSTLRQLPPLDPLRGFVAAARHLSFTRAAAELCLTQSAISRQIQTLENALGVALFVRGVRSLQLTAAGARLAAAAEGWLAEYGRLAHALRQPGERPVTVTASIGISALWLVPRLREFQQRHPATEVRIAAGNRIVDLAREDIDLALRYCADHDAPPQAIRLFGETVLPVGHPSIAAGLTLTAETLPQLTLLDYDEPGYPWLGWEHWLAAIGLEGVRPRARIGFSHYDQLIHAAATGHGLAIGRAVLVQPLIEDGRLMPVGARQVAVPGRGFWLVPAPRPMRPEVERFAQWIVECAAAR from the coding sequence ATGGATAGCACGCTGCGTCAGCTCCCCCCGCTCGATCCGTTGCGCGGCTTCGTCGCCGCCGCGCGCCATCTATCCTTCACCCGCGCGGCCGCAGAGCTGTGTCTAACCCAGTCGGCCATCAGCCGCCAGATACAGACGCTGGAAAATGCGCTGGGCGTGGCGCTGTTCGTGCGTGGGGTGCGCAGCCTGCAACTGACCGCCGCGGGCGCACGTCTGGCGGCCGCTGCCGAAGGCTGGCTGGCCGAGTATGGACGCTTGGCGCATGCGCTGCGCCAGCCCGGCGAGCGCCCGGTCACGGTGACCGCATCGATCGGCATCTCTGCGCTATGGCTGGTGCCCCGCCTGCGTGAATTCCAGCAACGTCATCCAGCCACCGAAGTGCGCATTGCCGCGGGCAACCGCATCGTGGATCTGGCCCGCGAGGACATCGACCTGGCGCTGCGTTACTGCGCCGACCATGACGCACCGCCGCAGGCGATCAGGCTGTTTGGCGAGACGGTGCTGCCGGTGGGCCACCCTTCCATTGCCGCCGGGCTGACGCTGACCGCCGAAACCCTGCCGCAGCTCACCCTGCTGGACTACGATGAGCCCGGATACCCGTGGCTAGGTTGGGAGCATTGGCTGGCAGCCATCGGCCTGGAGGGCGTGCGGCCGCGTGCGCGCATTGGTTTTTCGCATTACGACCAACTGATCCACGCGGCCGCGACCGGGCATGGACTGGCCATCGGCCGGGCGGTGCTGGTCCAGCCGCTGATCGAAGACGGCCGGCTGATGCCGGTCGGCGCGCGACAAGTGGCCGTGCCCGGCCGCGGCTTTTGGCTGGTACCGGCGCCGCGGCCGATGCGTCCGGAGGTCGAACGCTTCGCCCAATGGATAGTGGAATGCGCCGCGGCCCGGTAG
- a CDS encoding DMT family transporter has product MPPKSQLDRTAVGLMVLFCTIWGVQQVAIKFGSAGISPLWQAALRSIGATVLVFAWARLRRVRLFETDGTLGAGLLAGLLFAGEFALIFVGLEYTTASRGVIFLYTAPFFVALGAVWLLPHEHMRPAQWAGMALAFAGVLVLFGENLVGLAGDAWIGDLLIFLAAMFWAATTLTVKATVLARASAEKMLIYQLAVSALVLPALAVARGESGIFAPSAMVWASLAFQVLIVATASYLGWFWLIRHYPATRLSAFSFLTPVLGVLAGGLLLAEPLTPAVWAALGLVGLGIWIANRPGSAGR; this is encoded by the coding sequence ATGCCCCCAAAGAGCCAGCTCGACCGTACCGCTGTCGGCCTGATGGTGTTGTTTTGCACCATCTGGGGTGTGCAACAGGTGGCGATCAAATTCGGCAGCGCCGGCATTTCGCCGCTGTGGCAGGCCGCGCTGCGCTCGATCGGTGCCACCGTGCTGGTGTTCGCCTGGGCCCGCCTGCGCCGGGTGCGCCTGTTCGAGACCGATGGCACGCTGGGTGCGGGCCTGCTCGCCGGATTGTTGTTTGCCGGGGAGTTTGCGCTGATCTTTGTGGGCCTGGAATACACCACCGCCTCGCGCGGGGTGATTTTTCTCTATACCGCGCCCTTTTTCGTCGCCCTCGGCGCGGTCTGGCTGTTGCCGCACGAGCACATGCGGCCCGCCCAGTGGGCCGGCATGGCGCTGGCCTTTGCCGGGGTGCTGGTGCTGTTTGGGGAAAACCTCGTCGGCCTGGCGGGCGATGCGTGGATCGGCGATCTGCTGATCTTTCTGGCGGCAATGTTCTGGGCGGCGACCACGCTCACGGTCAAGGCCACGGTGTTGGCGCGCGCCAGCGCCGAGAAAATGCTGATCTACCAGTTGGCGGTGTCCGCGCTGGTGTTGCCGGCGTTGGCAGTGGCGCGCGGCGAGTCCGGCATCTTTGCACCCTCGGCCATGGTGTGGGCCAGCCTCGCCTTCCAGGTGCTCATCGTCGCCACTGCCAGCTATCTGGGCTGGTTCTGGCTGATCCGTCACTACCCGGCCACCCGGCTGAGCGCATTTTCCTTTCTTACCCCGGTGCTCGGCGTGCTGGCCGGCGGCCTCTTGCTGGCCGAGCCGCTGACTCCGGCGGTTTGGGCCGCGCTCGGGCTGGTCGGCCTAGGCATCTGGATAGCCAACCGGCCGGGCTCTGCCGGCCGCTGA
- a CDS encoding FAD:protein FMN transferase has translation MKPGTDPIFVFRKWGLSPFLLLLVCALALGGCARNEVHRQEAYVFGTRVDVSVYGNDPAAARRAMDAVLREFDRLHAAYHAWQPSELTRLNEALARGESMEVSEELAAMLRDAQAMAATGDELFDPALGRLIALWGFHKDEFAPVVPDPAELQAVIDAAPRMADLVIDGRTVSSRNRMVQIDLGGYAKGYALDRAAAILRQMGIANALVNIGGNIIALGSKGEQPWRIGIQHPREPRPLATLPLYDGEAVGTSGDYQRYFELDGRRYCHLIDPRSGYPAQGTQALTILVTPRPHAGVLSDGPSKPAFIAGERWREYTRRFGIDHALRVAADGRVEVTRALRARLQWVPGSQADAVVD, from the coding sequence ATGAAACCGGGGACAGACCCCATTTTCGTTTTCCGAAAATGGGGTCTGTCCCCATTTCTGCTGCTACTCGTCTGCGCGCTGGCGCTGGGCGGCTGCGCGCGCAATGAAGTGCATCGGCAGGAAGCCTATGTGTTCGGCACCCGGGTGGATGTGTCGGTGTATGGCAACGATCCGGCGGCAGCGCGCCGCGCCATGGATGCGGTGCTGCGCGAGTTCGACCGCCTGCACGCCGCCTACCACGCCTGGCAGCCATCCGAGCTCACCCGTCTGAACGAGGCCCTGGCCCGCGGCGAGAGTATGGAAGTGTCCGAGGAGCTTGCCGCTATGCTGCGCGATGCGCAGGCGATGGCGGCCACCGGCGACGAACTCTTCGACCCGGCGCTGGGCCGCCTGATCGCGCTGTGGGGCTTTCACAAGGACGAGTTCGCTCCGGTGGTGCCCGACCCTGCCGAGCTGCAGGCGGTAATCGACGCGGCGCCGCGCATGGCCGATCTGGTCATCGACGGGCGCACCGTGTCCTCGCGCAACCGTATGGTGCAGATCGATCTGGGCGGCTACGCCAAGGGCTATGCGCTCGACCGCGCCGCGGCCATCTTGCGCCAGATGGGCATTGCCAATGCGCTGGTCAATATCGGCGGCAACATCATCGCCCTGGGCAGCAAGGGCGAACAGCCCTGGCGCATCGGTATCCAGCACCCGCGCGAGCCGCGCCCGCTTGCCACCTTGCCGCTCTACGATGGCGAGGCGGTCGGCACTTCGGGCGATTACCAGCGTTACTTCGAGCTAGACGGCCGGCGTTACTGCCATCTGATCGATCCGCGCAGCGGATATCCGGCGCAGGGCACCCAGGCGCTCACCATCCTGGTGACTCCGCGCCCACACGCCGGCGTGCTCTCCGATGGTCCCAGCAAACCGGCTTTCATTGCCGGCGAGCGCTGGCGCGAATACACCCGCCGTTTTGGTATCGACCACGCCCTGCGGGTGGCCGCCGATGGCCGGGTGGAAGTCACCCGCGCCCTGCGTGCCCGCCTGCAATGGGTGCCGGGCAGCCAGGCCGACGCGGTGGTTGACTGA
- the gshB gene encoding glutathione synthase, translated as MNKRLRLAFIVDPLAALKAYKDSSIAMMRAAAARGHEIWTIQREALAWRDAQVYARALRIVPQAGEQHWYQAGDWASVALHEFDAVVMRQDPPFDFEYVAATWLLERAVAQGVRVFNAPRAIRDHSEKLAITEFAQFTPTTLVARDAAEIHAFIDELDDVVLKPLDGMGGSQIFRVRADDPNRNVIVETLTHEGARTIMAQRYLPAIREGDKRVLIIGGEVVPYALARIPKTGETRGNLAAGGRGVAMPLTEREREIAGTLAPLLWARGLMVVGLDVIGGHLTEVNVTSPTCFVEITAQTGFDVPALFVDKLEEACR; from the coding sequence ATGAATAAGCGTTTGCGCCTGGCTTTCATCGTCGACCCGCTCGCCGCGCTCAAAGCTTACAAGGATTCCAGCATCGCCATGATGCGCGCGGCCGCCGCCCGCGGCCACGAGATCTGGACCATCCAGCGCGAGGCCCTGGCCTGGCGCGATGCGCAGGTGTATGCGCGTGCCTTGCGCATCGTTCCGCAGGCCGGCGAGCAGCACTGGTACCAGGCCGGCGACTGGGCGAGCGTCGCCCTGCACGAGTTCGACGCGGTGGTGATGCGGCAGGACCCGCCCTTCGATTTCGAGTACGTCGCCGCCACCTGGCTGTTGGAGCGTGCAGTCGCGCAAGGTGTGCGGGTGTTCAACGCACCGCGGGCGATCCGCGATCACTCCGAGAAGCTGGCGATCACCGAGTTTGCGCAATTTACCCCGACCACTCTGGTGGCGCGCGATGCGGCCGAGATCCATGCGTTCATCGACGAACTGGACGATGTGGTTTTGAAGCCGCTCGACGGCATGGGCGGCAGCCAGATCTTCCGGGTGCGCGCCGACGACCCCAACCGCAACGTGATCGTCGAGACGCTGACCCACGAGGGCGCACGCACCATCATGGCCCAGCGCTACCTGCCGGCCATCCGCGAAGGCGACAAGCGGGTGCTGATCATCGGCGGCGAGGTGGTGCCCTATGCCCTGGCGCGCATCCCCAAGACCGGCGAGACGCGCGGCAACCTGGCCGCCGGCGGGCGCGGGGTGGCGATGCCGCTCACCGAGCGCGAACGCGAGATCGCCGGCACGCTCGCCCCGCTGCTATGGGCGCGCGGGCTGATGGTGGTGGGCCTGGATGTGATCGGCGGCCACCTCACCGAGGTCAACGTCACCAGCCCCACCTGCTTCGTGGAAATCACCGCGCAGACCGGCTTCGATGTGCCGGCGCTGTTCGTCGATAAGCTGGAAGAGGCCTGCCGGTGA
- the gshA gene encoding glutamate--cysteine ligase, which produces MVPHLTTALTGPLLELEKTFLDKATDIEQWLRVQWQEHRPPFYGSTDLRNSGFKLAPVDLNLFPGGFNNLNDAFMPLCIQAAQSAIERICPDARSLLLIPENHTRNQFYLQNVAKLVSILRLTGLNVRIGSLLPDITEPTVLELANGATLTLEPLQRRGGRLGLDGFDPCAVLLNNDLSGGVPAILQGLEDQWLIPPLHAGWHTRRKSRHAACYDRVAREFATAIGIDPWRINPEFGVCGQINFQERTGEECLAAQVDALLARIRDKYKEYGVTDEPFVVVKADAGTYGMGVMTVKDASEVVGLNRRQRNKMAVVKEGLEVHEVIIQEGVHTFETVEGAVAEPVVYMMDHYVVGGFYRVHTERGRDENLNAPGMHFKPLAFETCCTLPDSAQGPDAPPNRFYAYGVVARLALLAAAVEIEETAPAADIVELAALG; this is translated from the coding sequence ATGGTTCCCCATCTCACCACCGCTTTGACCGGCCCTCTGCTGGAGCTGGAAAAAACCTTTCTGGACAAAGCCACCGATATCGAGCAGTGGCTGCGTGTGCAGTGGCAAGAGCACCGGCCGCCCTTTTACGGCTCCACCGATCTGCGCAATTCCGGCTTCAAGCTCGCGCCGGTGGATCTCAACCTCTTTCCGGGCGGTTTCAACAACCTCAACGACGCCTTCATGCCACTGTGCATACAGGCCGCTCAGTCGGCCATCGAGCGCATCTGCCCGGATGCGCGCAGCCTCTTGCTGATCCCCGAAAACCACACCCGTAACCAGTTCTACCTGCAAAACGTCGCCAAGCTGGTGTCCATTCTGCGTCTGACCGGGCTCAATGTGCGTATCGGCTCACTGTTGCCGGACATCACCGAGCCCACGGTGCTGGAACTGGCCAACGGCGCCACCCTCACCCTGGAGCCTTTGCAGCGCCGGGGCGGGCGGCTAGGCCTGGACGGTTTCGACCCCTGCGCGGTATTGCTCAACAACGACCTGTCTGGCGGTGTGCCGGCCATATTGCAGGGGCTGGAAGACCAATGGCTGATCCCGCCGCTGCACGCTGGCTGGCATACACGCCGCAAGTCCCGCCATGCGGCCTGCTATGACCGCGTGGCGCGCGAGTTCGCCACCGCCATCGGCATCGACCCCTGGCGTATCAACCCCGAGTTCGGCGTGTGCGGCCAGATCAACTTCCAGGAGCGCACCGGCGAGGAATGCCTGGCTGCGCAGGTGGATGCGCTGCTTGCCCGCATCCGCGACAAATACAAGGAATACGGCGTCACAGACGAACCCTTCGTAGTGGTCAAGGCCGATGCCGGCACCTACGGCATGGGGGTGATGACGGTCAAGGACGCCTCCGAGGTGGTTGGTCTCAACCGCCGCCAGCGCAACAAAATGGCGGTGGTCAAGGAAGGACTGGAGGTGCACGAGGTGATCATCCAGGAAGGCGTGCACACCTTCGAGACCGTGGAAGGCGCGGTGGCCGAGCCGGTGGTCTATATGATGGACCACTACGTGGTGGGCGGCTTCTACCGTGTGCACACCGAGCGCGGGCGCGACGAGAACCTTAACGCCCCGGGCATGCACTTCAAGCCGCTGGCCTTCGAGACCTGCTGCACGCTGCCGGATAGCGCGCAAGGTCCGGACGCGCCGCCCAACCGCTTCTACGCCTATGGGGTGGTGGCGCGCCTGGCGCTGCTGGCGGCTGCGGTGGAGATCGAGGAGACCGCGCCAGCGGCCGATATCGTCGAACTGGCGGCGCTGGGTTGA
- a CDS encoding HsdM family class I SAM-dependent methyltransferase codes for MSAPITQAALGLLDVATLGQVFTPQPVVRAMLALRRRSGRVLEPSCGDGAFLRHLPEAVGIELDAAHCPPGALNMDFFAYPDSEKFDTIIGNPPYVRYQDILPDTRRRLALAHFDGRSNLYLFFIEKCLRHLAPGGELIFITPRDFLKATSAVRLNRLLYEAGGITHAIELGDARVFAGAVPNCLIWRFEKGRSERSMWVAELGVGDDIAARLADPPWQRRYFVEAGGHLMFARGDYPVRLSELAMVKVGAVSGADELYEDLLQGNRDFVCASTVATGRTRRMIWVEPGDPPPPALLPHKARLLARKVQKFDERNWWHWGRGYYQSDRPRVYVNGKTRRPAPFFIHDCPHYDGAVLAVFPHRADIDLAAFRDALNAVDWADLGFVCDGRFLFSQRSLANAPLPASFSRFLPEQG; via the coding sequence ATGAGCGCACCTATCACGCAGGCCGCCCTGGGCCTTTTGGACGTGGCCACCCTGGGCCAGGTGTTTACCCCGCAGCCGGTGGTCCGGGCCATGCTTGCGCTGCGTCGGCGCAGCGGCCGTGTGCTGGAGCCCTCCTGCGGCGACGGCGCGTTTTTGCGCCATCTGCCGGAGGCGGTGGGCATCGAGCTGGATGCGGCGCACTGTCCCCCGGGCGCGCTCAACATGGATTTTTTTGCCTACCCGGACAGCGAGAAATTCGACACCATCATCGGCAATCCGCCCTATGTGCGTTATCAGGACATTTTGCCGGACACCCGTCGCCGGCTCGCCTTGGCGCACTTCGATGGACGCTCCAATCTTTATCTGTTTTTCATCGAAAAATGCCTGCGCCACCTTGCGCCGGGCGGTGAGTTGATCTTCATCACCCCGCGCGACTTTCTCAAGGCCACCTCGGCGGTGCGCCTGAACCGCCTGCTGTACGAGGCGGGCGGCATCACCCATGCCATCGAGCTGGGCGATGCACGGGTGTTTGCCGGCGCAGTGCCCAACTGTTTGATCTGGCGCTTCGAAAAGGGCCGCAGCGAGCGTTCGATGTGGGTGGCCGAACTGGGTGTCGGGGACGACATTGCCGCGCGGCTGGCCGATCCGCCTTGGCAGCGGCGTTATTTTGTCGAGGCCGGCGGACACCTGATGTTTGCTCGCGGCGACTACCCCGTGCGCCTCAGTGAGCTGGCCATGGTCAAGGTGGGCGCGGTGTCCGGTGCCGATGAGCTATACGAAGATCTGCTGCAAGGCAATCGCGATTTCGTTTGCGCGTCCACGGTCGCCACCGGGCGCACCCGGCGCATGATCTGGGTGGAGCCGGGCGATCCACCGCCGCCTGCGCTGCTGCCGCACAAGGCGCGCTTGCTGGCGCGCAAGGTACAGAAATTCGATGAGCGCAACTGGTGGCACTGGGGGCGTGGTTACTATCAAAGCGACCGTCCACGGGTGTATGTGAACGGCAAGACGCGGCGTCCGGCGCCATTTTTCATTCATGATTGCCCGCACTATGATGGCGCGGTGCTGGCGGTTTTTCCGCACCGCGCCGACATCGATCTGGCGGCTTTCCGCGACGCGCTCAATGCGGTGGACTGGGCCGATCTCGGCTTTGTCTGCGACGGCCGCTTTCTGTTTTCCCAGCGCAGCCTGGCCAATGCGCCGCTACCGGCATCGTTTTCCCGCTTTCTGCCCGAACAGGGGTAA
- a CDS encoding acyl-CoA thioesterase, whose amino-acid sequence MARIQIDLPEHFAFATDITLYLSHINYGGHLDNALLLTVVSEARVRWLKSMGYGELDVEGLGIIVADAALQYKSEAFHGETMRVEMAAREFGKYGCDLVWRMNERDSGREVARGKTGIVFFDYGARKVAAVPEGFRRRFPQD is encoded by the coding sequence ATGGCCCGTATTCAAATCGATTTACCCGAGCACTTTGCCTTTGCCACCGACATCACGCTCTACCTCAGCCATATCAACTACGGTGGCCACCTCGACAACGCCCTGTTGCTCACCGTGGTATCCGAAGCACGGGTGCGCTGGCTCAAGTCCATGGGCTACGGCGAGCTGGATGTCGAAGGTTTGGGCATCATCGTTGCCGACGCCGCGCTGCAGTACAAGTCGGAAGCTTTCCACGGCGAAACCATGCGGGTGGAGATGGCCGCGCGCGAGTTTGGCAAGTACGGATGCGACCTGGTGTGGCGCATGAACGAGCGCGACAGCGGCCGCGAGGTGGCGCGTGGCAAGACCGGCATCGTGTTCTTCGACTACGGTGCGCGTAAAGTGGCCGCGGTACCCGAGGGTTTTCGCCGACGTTTTCCGCAAGACTGA
- the yegQ gene encoding tRNA 5-hydroxyuridine modification protein YegQ, giving the protein MRRPELLAPAGSLAMMRTAFAFGADAVYAGQPRYSLRVRNNEFGQLETLAAGIREAHAAGKQFYLVSNIVPHNAKLRTYLQDMEEVVALGPDALIMADPGLIMMVRERWPELPVHLSVQANTTNWAAVRFWQAVGIQRIILSRELSLDEVAEIRDACPDMALEVFVHGALCIAYSGRCLLSGYFNHRDPNQGSCTNSCRWDYKLHEAEQNAAGDVLACGSAPLGNPKALGTVGTATRSGKAADNRPRHPGGTKVWLLEEGSRPGELMPTEEDEHGTYILNSRDLRAIEHVQRLVEIGVDSLKIEGRTKSPYYVARTARAYRQAIDDACAGRPFDPRLLGELEGLANRGYTDGFYQRHHTPAHQNYLRGHSVSGRSLYVGDLIGFDAARERIQIEARNAFGRGDRLEFIQPCGTVEAVVERLENDDGQTIERLPGSGHRAWLALPAGVDPAAPCFIARFL; this is encoded by the coding sequence ATGAGACGCCCAGAACTTCTTGCCCCCGCCGGTTCCTTGGCCATGATGCGCACCGCTTTCGCCTTTGGCGCGGACGCGGTGTATGCCGGCCAACCGCGCTATTCGCTGCGAGTGCGCAACAATGAGTTCGGGCAGTTGGAAACGCTGGCGGCCGGCATCCGCGAAGCCCATGCCGCAGGCAAGCAGTTCTATCTGGTCAGCAACATCGTCCCGCACAACGCCAAGCTGCGCACCTACCTGCAAGACATGGAAGAAGTGGTGGCGCTGGGGCCCGACGCGCTGATCATGGCCGACCCCGGTTTGATCATGATGGTGCGCGAGCGCTGGCCCGAGCTGCCGGTGCATCTGTCGGTGCAGGCCAACACCACCAACTGGGCGGCGGTACGCTTCTGGCAAGCAGTGGGGATTCAACGCATCATCCTGTCGCGCGAACTGTCGCTCGATGAGGTGGCCGAAATCCGCGATGCCTGTCCGGACATGGCGCTGGAAGTCTTCGTGCACGGCGCATTGTGCATCGCCTACTCCGGGCGCTGCCTGCTCTCCGGTTATTTCAACCATCGTGACCCCAACCAGGGCAGTTGCACCAATTCCTGCCGCTGGGACTACAAGCTGCATGAGGCCGAGCAAAACGCCGCCGGCGACGTACTTGCCTGCGGCAGCGCGCCGCTGGGCAATCCCAAGGCGCTGGGCACGGTCGGCACCGCCACCCGCAGCGGCAAAGCCGCCGACAACCGGCCGCGTCATCCGGGCGGCACCAAGGTCTGGCTGCTGGAAGAAGGCAGCCGGCCCGGCGAGCTGATGCCGACCGAGGAGGACGAGCACGGCACCTACATCCTCAACTCTCGCGATTTGCGTGCCATCGAGCATGTGCAGCGGCTGGTGGAAATCGGCGTCGATTCACTGAAGATCGAAGGTCGCACCAAAAGCCCTTACTACGTGGCGCGCACCGCCCGCGCCTATCGCCAAGCGATCGACGACGCATGCGCCGGCCGGCCTTTCGACCCACGGCTGTTGGGCGAACTGGAGGGCCTGGCCAACCGCGGCTACACCGATGGCTTCTACCAGCGCCACCACACCCCGGCGCACCAAAACTATCTGCGCGGCCATTCGGTTTCCGGGCGCAGTCTGTACGTGGGCGATCTGATCGGCTTCGACGCGGCGCGCGAACGCATCCAAATCGAGGCCAGAAACGCCTTCGGTCGGGGCGATCGGCTGGAGTTCATACAACCTTGCGGCACGGTCGAAGCCGTGGTCGAGCGCTTGGAAAACGATGACGGACAGACCATCGAACGGCTGCCCGGCAGCGGCCACCGCGCCTGGCTGGCGCTGCCGGCCGGCGTCGACCCGGCCGCGCCCTGCTTCATTGCCCGTTTCCTATAG
- the trmA gene encoding tRNA (uridine(54)-C5)-methyltransferase TrmA, producing the protein MPLPVFDPAQCDAQLAEKVARFKADFAPLGLPEPDVFSSPPLGYRLRAEFRLWHHGARLDYAMFDAEHPKQPILLDDFPPAAEPIARAMPRLREALDTNEELKRRIFQVEFLATLSGELMVSLIYHRELGPQWEAAARELAASLGAQIIGRSRGQKIVLTRDWLLEEFEVDGRRLRYQQIEGSFTQPNGEVNRKMLGWARAQAAQAGGDLLELYCGNGNFTLALAPLFGRVLATELSKSSVRAALYNIEANGADNITVVRMSSAELADAMAGGRTYRRMAGVDLAGYRFSTLFVDPPRSGLDPATVELAAGFERILYISCNPVTLRDNVRALAATHRIAAAAVFDQFPYTHHLECGLLLTRRSGQPA; encoded by the coding sequence ATGCCTCTGCCCGTCTTCGATCCCGCTCAGTGCGACGCCCAGCTTGCCGAAAAAGTCGCCCGTTTCAAGGCCGACTTCGCCCCGCTCGGCCTGCCCGAGCCGGACGTGTTCAGCTCCCCGCCGCTTGGCTATCGCCTGCGCGCCGAGTTCCGTCTGTGGCACCACGGCGCACGCCTCGATTACGCGATGTTCGACGCCGAGCACCCCAAGCAGCCCATCCTGCTCGACGATTTCCCGCCGGCTGCTGAGCCGATTGCGCGCGCCATGCCGCGCCTGCGCGAGGCGCTCGACACCAACGAAGAACTCAAGCGGCGCATCTTCCAGGTGGAATTTCTCGCCACACTCTCCGGCGAGCTGATGGTGAGCCTGATCTACCACCGCGAGCTGGGCCCGCAGTGGGAGGCGGCCGCGCGCGAACTGGCCGCCTCCCTGGGCGCGCAGATCATCGGCCGCAGCCGCGGGCAAAAGATCGTGCTGACGCGCGACTGGCTGCTGGAAGAATTCGAAGTCGACGGCCGCCGGCTGCGCTACCAGCAGATCGAAGGCAGCTTCACCCAGCCCAATGGCGAAGTAAACCGCAAGATGCTCGGCTGGGCGCGCGCGCAGGCTGCGCAGGCCGGTGGCGACTTGCTGGAGCTCTATTGCGGTAACGGCAACTTCACGCTGGCGCTGGCGCCGCTGTTCGGCCGCGTGCTGGCCACCGAACTGTCCAAATCCTCGGTGCGCGCCGCGCTCTACAACATCGAGGCCAACGGCGCCGACAACATCACCGTGGTGCGCATGTCGAGCGCGGAATTGGCCGACGCCATGGCCGGCGGACGCACCTACCGCCGCATGGCCGGCGTGGATCTGGCCGGCTACCGCTTCTCCACGCTTTTCGTGGACCCACCGCGCAGCGGTCTGGACCCGGCCACCGTCGAACTGGCCGCGGGTTTTGAGCGCATCCTCTATATCTCCTGCAACCCGGTCACGCTGCGCGACAACGTGCGAGCGCTTGCCGCCACCCACCGTATTGCCGCGGCCGCGGTGTTCGATCAGTTCCCCTATACTCACCACCTGGAATGCGGGTTGCTGCTCACCCGTCGCAGCGGCCAACCCGCCTGA